One Jeotgalibaca porci genomic region harbors:
- a CDS encoding IS3 family transposase, with amino-acid sequence MARNGERCVKKAPKNRWESQITGVRQEVEYLTIEELKHKYPVIHLCDILGIAKSSYYKWLKREPSETELKCLKLMRAIKGIHEAFGGIYGYRRMTIFLNFFRRAKVNHKCVHRLMRIMGITAVIRRKRRNYVPHKAAHVAENILNRDFHAERPMEKLLTDVTEFRLTNGTKRYLSAIYDLGSKKIVAYKTSHRNDNPLVLDTLKQILGDVKPETTLIHSDRGSQYTSHAFNKMIKDHQIIHSMSRVSKCIDNGPMEGFWGTLKVEMFNLDTFDRPAYLDRKIKAYIAFFNNERVTLDMGLAIPTEEKILQMIA; translated from the coding sequence ATGGCTAGAAATGGAGAACGATGCGTTAAAAAAGCGCCGAAAAATCGCTGGGAATCACAAATCACAGGGGTTAGACAAGAAGTGGAATATTTAACTATTGAAGAATTAAAGCATAAATATCCCGTTATCCATCTTTGTGACATACTGGGTATCGCCAAATCCAGCTACTATAAGTGGTTAAAACGGGAACCCTCAGAAACAGAATTAAAATGCCTGAAACTGATGCGGGCGATCAAAGGAATCCACGAGGCATTCGGTGGGATTTACGGCTACCGAAGAATGACCATCTTTCTCAACTTTTTTAGAAGAGCGAAAGTGAATCATAAGTGTGTACACCGCCTCATGAGAATCATGGGGATCACAGCCGTCATCCGTCGCAAAAGAAGGAACTACGTGCCACACAAAGCCGCACATGTGGCTGAAAACATCTTAAACCGTGATTTCCACGCTGAAAGACCCATGGAAAAGTTATTGACGGATGTCACGGAATTCCGGTTGACCAATGGGACAAAACGTTACCTGAGCGCTATTTATGACCTCGGGTCAAAGAAAATCGTGGCTTATAAAACCAGTCACCGCAATGACAACCCGTTAGTACTGGATACACTAAAGCAGATTTTGGGTGATGTAAAGCCTGAAACCACACTGATTCATAGCGACCGCGGTTCCCAGTACACCTCCCATGCCTTTAACAAGATGATTAAAGATCACCAGATAATCCATAGTATGTCACGCGTCTCGAAATGTATTGACAACGGCCCTATGGAAGGCTTTTGGGGTACCCTCAAGGTGGAGATGTTTAACCTGGATACGTTTGACAGACCAGCGTACTTAGACCGGAAAATCAAGGCATACATCGCGTTCTTCAACAATGAACGCGTTACTTTGGATATGGGATTAGCAATTCCTACGGAAGAGAAGATTCTACAAATGATTGCATAA
- a CDS encoding helix-turn-helix domain-containing protein, translated as MTRKHTDPELLHLIDLHLRGVSYRTLVDQHHLKLSDTTFMNYVHRYQDHGMEGIRSQKNYRSYSKEFKQKIVAEYLQTGYGFSYLAAKYNIPSKTTVNKWVIRYTEGKENETYSPKSEVYNMTGVKKSYEEKLKIVEDYIANRLTYLEAAEKNHVSYSNIYSWVNKYKKHGPIGLEDNRGRGKPTEIQTTEERLNAEVETLKARNKWLEMENDALKKRRKIAGNHKSQGLDKKWNI; from the coding sequence ATGACTAGAAAACATACCGATCCAGAACTGTTACATTTAATTGATTTACACCTAAGGGGTGTTTCTTATCGAACGCTTGTTGATCAGCACCATCTCAAACTATCTGATACCACTTTTATGAATTATGTCCATCGGTACCAGGACCATGGCATGGAAGGGATCCGCTCCCAGAAGAATTACCGCAGTTACTCGAAAGAATTCAAGCAGAAAATTGTAGCTGAATACCTACAGACGGGTTACGGCTTTTCATACTTAGCCGCTAAATATAACATTCCATCTAAAACAACGGTAAACAAATGGGTAATTCGATATACTGAAGGAAAAGAGAATGAGACATATTCTCCGAAATCTGAGGTGTACAACATGACGGGTGTTAAAAAATCATATGAAGAAAAATTAAAAATCGTAGAAGATTACATAGCCAATCGCCTGACTTATCTGGAAGCAGCGGAGAAAAACCATGTAAGTTACAGTAACATTTATTCCTGGGTGAATAAATACAAAAAGCATGGACCGATAGGTCTGGAAGACAACCGGGGCCGCGGGAAGCCCACGGAAATTCAAACAACGGAAGAACGTTTAAACGCAGAAGTAGAGACACTCAAAGCCCGGAACAAATGGCTAGAAATGGAGAACGATGCGTTAAAAAAGCGCCGAAAAATCGCTGGGAATCACAAATCACAGGGGTTAGACAAGAAGTGGAATATTTAA